Part of the Pelorhabdus rhamnosifermentans genome, AGTAACAATAATCCCCTATGTCAATATAAAATAACGAATGAATAATGGTGAAGTGCCCAGAGGGATCAGATGAGGTTGCGGCGATTCATGCGATAGTTGAACTATATGTGTCACTCGGATGTGTTAGAAAAAAATGATTTACAAGGGAACGGCTATTTGTTTAGTAAAAACAAATAGCCGTTTTTGGCATTAAGATTATTTCAGAAAACACATGGTGAAAAAATAGTGATTTTTACTTGAGCTTACCAATGGATAGGTTAACTTTATAATTTCCATAAAGCAATATGGTATCAAGTATTTCATTTAGCTCTTTTTGATTAGCAGCATTTGCTTTTAGCCAATAGCATCCTTCTCCACTTACTCGATATGCTTCTAGAATAGCACTACTTTCCAATAAAAAATGCTGAAAATTGTCATGGTTAGATGAATTCATAAATACTGTAATAAAAGCGGATATTGGTCTGCATAATTTTTCATAATTAAGATTGATGGTAAAGGCTTCAATAATTCCGTCGTCCTGCATATGACGAATGCGTGTGGCTACTGCTTGTCCCGTTAGATGAACGATTTTTCCGATTTCCTGCCATTGCATACGGGAATTTTTTTTTAGGCATTCTAAAATTTCTCGATCTGTTTGGTCAGTCATTTGGCTAATTCCTTTCATCATGTAAGAGATAAAGGCTATCTTCTTACAGGGTTCAATAGGCTTTAAATAACTTAAATGTTACAATAATCCTAGGGAAATTCATGAAGGGAGTGACTATGATTGGAAGTCCAACTTTTACGTCATGCCACATTGCTTATTGTAATAAATGGGAAAAGGCTGTTAATTGATCCAATGTTAGGTCAAGCTGGGGTAATGCCACCTATTCAAAATTCTCCAAATCCTCAACGAAATCCTCTTGTTGACTTAAATATTCAGTTAGACTTGCAAAAGGATATAGATGGGGTATTACTTACTCATACTCATAAAGATCATTTAGATGAGGCGGCAATTCAACAATTACCCCGAAATAAACCAATCTTATGTCAACCAGAAGACAAAGATAAGTTGAAAAGATTAGGATTTTTAGAAGTGTATCAAGTTGTTGAAACGTTTAGCTGGGAAGGAATTGTCATACATCGTACTGGCGGACAACATGGAACAGAGGAGATTGCTGCACAAATGGCTCCTGTTTCTGGCTATGTCTTACAAACGTCAAAAGAACCTGTCTTATATATTGCTGGCGATACGATTTATTGTGAGGAAGTTTCCAATGCGTTGACTCAGTACCAGCCGAGTGTAGTTGTAGTTAATGCTGGAGGAGCTAGGTTTATTAGCGGTGATCCTATTACAATGACAGCTCAAGATGTTGTTAAGGTTTGTCGGAATGCTCCAAAATCAAAAATCATTGTCGTACACATGGAAGCCATTAATCATTGTCTTGTATCAAGAACTGACTTGTGTGCTTATCTGCAACAGGAAGGGTTAGTTGATCAAGTGCTTATTCCTATGAATGGAGAGAAGATCACGGCACTAAAATAATCGATTCTAAGCCCGTAAAGTCATAACAAATACAATGGATGAGTATTCCGATATTGATTTGGTAAATTGGGCGTGGTGATAATAATTCTTAATAGTAATGACATTCATTATGGCGAAACTCCATGTAAGCATTTGATTTATTATTTTGATTTATTATATAGTAAAAGTAGACTTTCCTTTCAGTAAGATATTTCTTATTGATAATAATTCAAACTATTGAATTCGCTCTACAACATGGATTATGCGACATTCGAAATTCTGCCTATTATTACCCCGGAGCAAGCAAGCGATTCCACACGGGATATCGCTTTATTTCTTTGTCTCAGTTTCATACCATTTTTGCAATTTTCTCATCATAAACTGCATGAATGAAAAAATAAGATATATATATTTTACTTACAACTTTCCTAAATATATAATAAGGCCATCAAGAAAATAAAAAAGTGGATGGTGATTATCATGTCGATTGTTAAACTTATGCAATCTTTGCATGTATCGGAATCTAGCGTAAACCAAGATTGCATAGATAAAAAAATTAACTATTATCAAAATGAACTAGAAAAATTGGGGTTTAAGACCAAATGCGAGGAGGGTTTTATAAATCTTACATTAACCAAAACCATTGGTGCAAATAAAGACAATATTTTTGTTTGCATAAGATTAGATGCAACTGGCTATAAGGATATTTCAATCTCCTTACAGCGCGATAATTTCGTTTACAGACTGCCAAACTTTTATGGTTCTTCTGAATCTTTGTTTGCAGCTATTAAGGAATTAAATAGATCCGAAACGAAAGTGGCATAAAACAAGACAAATCGTAAATCTAAAATAGGTTGTAATACAGCTCTACTGATCATTGATAGGTAATGTATTTCTATTAATCACAGTTTTAAGTGCCTATAGTGGGTTCTAGGTGCCCATGATTCACGTCTACCCCTATAATGTATAGATATTAATTTATTGAACACATATTATGATTAAGCCAGCTTTAGTTGATTTGTTAACTAAGGTTGTTTTTTTTGATCGTTACCTGAATCGGAATTGGCACCGGCTGGATTGGAATATTAACCGAAAATGTTAGTTAAAGATGTGGTATTATGCTTACGCAAACAAGTACCCCCTTTTCTTAACAATAAAGAAAAGGGGGTAGGTAATACGGATTAAATACTGAATCGAATGAAAAACGTCGTGCCCTGATTGCTTGTTTTAACCTGGATATCAGCCTGATGCCGTTGGGCAATTCTATAACACATCGGTAATCCTAAGCCAGTTCCGTTATCCTTGGTTGTCAAAAAGGGTTTACCTAAATTATTCAGAATGTGGTCAGGGATGCCAGGGCCTTTATCGCTCACTGATAGAATGACTTTGTCTTTGTCCATGAATGTGCATATATTTAGTCTGCCGCCCGTTGGCATCGCTTCTAAACCATTACGGACTAAATTTAGCAGTAGTTGTCGAATTTCATTTTCATCTAATTGCTGTTCAGGTATTTCCGCAAGATTATGAGTTACGTCTGCCGCTGATGCAATGGCCTCAGCTTGAATAAGCGGCATTAATGATTTGATGATACTATTGAGGCAGCATTTTTTGAAGTCAGACCGTTTTTCCCTTGCCATGCAAAGATATTCGCGGATAATTGAATTTGTTCTGTCAAGTTCTTGGATCATTAATTCAAATTGATCCAGATAGAGAGAAAATTCTTTTTTGTTCATTAATAACTGCAAATATCCTCGTACAGTTGTCATTGGGTTTCGTATCTCATGAGCTACGCTGGCAGCCATCTCTCCTACCGTATTTAACCTATCAGCCCGTAAGGCAATTTGCTCGAGGCTCTTTCGGGAGGTGATGTCGCGAATAATACCTTCCAAGGCCAGTAGTTTGCCATCCTTGCCATAAATAGGAACACAGGTCTGTTCAACCCATATCGTATTTTTATCTTTGCGAGTTAAACGAAATGAATGAGGCGAGTGGTCTAAGCGGGCCGGATTATTGATGAAGTGGTAAAACATCGTGAAATCTTCGGGATATATCAAATTCAACAAGAGATTTGCATCGGCATAGAATTCTTTGGGAGTATAACCGGTACAAGAATAAATGGAAGGGCTTATGTATTCAAGTTTGGGTGTTGGCATAAGTTGATAACGGTAAATGCTATCGACAGCATTTTCTGCTAATAATCGATAAATAGCTTCTTTATTAATCAGATCTTTTTCAAAATATACTAACAAGGTGGCAATGGCAACAAAAAGTCTTAGAAAACTTTCAATTAAATATCCCCATGGCAAAAACCATGCCTCGTCAATTAAGAAGGGCATGTCTAAAGAATGAATTCCCCAGAATATAAAGCCATATCCAAGGAGTAGTTTACTTATACTTCTTAACTGCAAATGGCGCATGAAGGTTATCCCTAGCCATATGCCTGTAATTCCGCCAAAGAAGGTGCAAGGTAAGAGACGATACACGAAAGGCAAGTGCATGATTGAAAACATGCACCCCAGCAGAAAGAGGCCTGTTGCAGCATAGAGCCATCGTCTGTTTACCGGTTTGCCAACGAATAGATAGGTACCCTGTACAAATATTAAGAGAGCACCAAATGTTATGCCTTGAAAGCAGCTAAACCAACCTAGCGATTGCACCCAATCAAGCATACCGGAATCAAAAAAAATATTGCGCAGTAAAAGGAGTAAGCAGCTTAAAATCCAAAAGCCGAAATAGCGTTCACGATAAGCGGCATAAAGGTAGGTATAAATTAGTATCATCAATACTGTCCCTATTATCGAACTAAATATAGATAGAATAAAATAATTCATGATATCATCCTCTGCTAAATACCTGTTTTAGCGTTTAACACAATTATTCATCGTTCCTGTTATGGCATATAATGTGAACAATTCGATATTATCCAACAATTCCCTTCTGAAAAGCTATAGCGGAATTTATATAAGGAGTTCCGCTTGTAGTACAGAATAAGTTTTATATTTGTTCTTCTACTTGACAATGATTAGATATCTAATTACAATAAAACTATGAAACAAGGAAATGTAATAGCTCTTTTAAGCAGAACATCAGAGAAAGCTCATCGCCTTATCGTGCGAGAACTGGAAGCACATGGAATGGACGGTATCGTTCCTTCTCATGGGGAGATTTTAGTCCATCTCCTTACTGGCGAGAAGTATACCATGAAGGACTTAGCCGAAAAAATCCATCGAACAAAACCAACGGTGACTGTATTAATTGATAAACTCGTAGATTTAGGTTATGTCACAAAAGAGAAAAGCAGAGAGGATAGTCGTGTTACTTTTGTCAGATTAACAGAAAGAGGATTAGGATTGAAACCTAGTTTTATTGAGATTTCCGCGAGAGTGAATGCAATTGTGTATAAAGATTTATCCGACGAAGAAGCTGAATATATTGAAGCAACATTAGGAAAAATAAATCGTAATCTAGATGAATAAACTTGTAGAGGATTAGACATCTGACTATATAGTTAGATGTCTAATAAATAAGGGAAATTTTTATTTGAATAGGGTTCCTATATGCAGAAGAGCTATTTTTTATAATGATAGTTAGATATCTAATGGATAGAAAGCAAAAAAAATAATTTGGCAAGGGCTTATAGAAGCCCTGTTTTTTCATCTATTGGTTTTATTTCATCTGTCAGGAATTTGAGACCAATTATTTTTCGAACAGCATCTAAGACATTCATTACGTCCAAAGACAACTGCCATGAATTGATTGTTGATTCTCTTTTATTTTGTTTAACTAAATCAATAAATTCTTTAGCTTCATAATACATAAAATCAGTGGATTGTTTACGAGTAATTTCTTCCGTCTTACCGTCACGATACATGATTTTTATTTCTTCCGGTGTAGATATTTTGTCAATAATCATTGAGCCCTGCTCTCCCTGTATTTCGCTAGGAATGTAGGAGTTAGAAATTTTCGAATGAGAGATTATAGCTTCAAAGTCTTGGTACTTCAGAGTAATACTTCCTGTACCATCAATACCCGAGTCCAGCATTACTGCGTTAGCAATGATTTTCTTTGGTTTGCCAAAGAGATAAATAATTGGATAAACGCAGTAGATTCCTATATCCATTAGTGATCCATTGGAAAAATTCAGGTCAAAGGTATTTACGTGCTTACCTGCCTTATAGGCATCGTATCGAGAAGAATACTGACAATAATTAAAGAGAATTTTTCTTATTTTGCCTAACTTGGGCAAGGATTCCTGGATACCGAGGAAATTAGGCAAAAAAGTAGTCTTAATAGCTTCCATGAGAAGCACTTGATTCTTGTTTGCAATATTAATCATCATTGACAGTTCTTTTTCATTCGAGGCTATTGGCTTTTCACATAGTACATGCTTTTTTTGAAGCATAAATATAATAGCTTGCTTTGCATGAAATGAATTAGGGCTGGCGATATATACGGCATCAATTAGCGGGCTTTTTGCCATTGCACCCAAATCTGTAAAAAAATTTTTCACTGTCGTATATTTATCTGCAAATGCCCTAGCCTTTTCTTCTTTACGGGAATACACTGCCTGCAAGCAAAACTCACCTGTTAGTGAAGCACAACGGATAAATTCTTCAGTAATCCAACTTGTACCAACTACCCCGAAATTAGTCATTTTTTCCTCCCTATTTATAAAGCATATCTACAATAACCAATTGCGATAAATCCTTGTTTCAATAGAATGCAGTTACTATATCCCTAGTATAAGCGTTATCCGCATATTTAGATATAAATTCAGCTTTAAAATTTGTTAATGCGATTGTTTTAGCTCCAGATTTTTTTGCTAAAGCATTTACAGTATCTATTGTACTCCCGAATGCTGCACAGGATTACATTCCCATGCAGTTTTTTTTCTTTTCATGGAACAATATTATATGACGAATTAGTAGCACAAATAATTTTTAATGAGAAGCAGGGTATTTGATATTTTCAACTCTGATATTAGTGATGAAATCAAGGACGTTACAAAGAACTCCTGAATATCTTCAAAAGCGTGGAGATAATGCTTTTGCCCAATCATGGAATAGGTTGCAGGTGAAGGAGGAGAGGTGTTTTAAATGCGTGGTCGCCCAATTCTTGATATTGACTTAGAAAAAATTAAGGATAACTCCGTTCAGGTGGTAGAAAAATGTCAACAACACGGGATCGCAGTCATTGGTGTTACCAAAGGGTTTAGTGCTATGCACCAGATCGTCACTGCCATGGTGAAAGGGGGGGTTGTTGGTCTAGCTGATGCTAGAATGCAGAACATCATTGAACTTAGGAAAAGAGGCTTTACGCAGCCAATCACTTTGCTGCGGCTTCCCAGTTTAAGTAATATTAAAAGTGTTGTTCAGTATACTGATTCAAGTATTAATTCGGAAATCACTGTAATCAAGGCATTAGCGCGGGCAGCGAAAAAATTAAACAAAATCCATCAAGTGATTTTAATGGTTGATGTCGGCGATCTTCGGGAAGGGGTATTGCAAGAAAATGTGCTTGATATTACAAAGCGGGTTGCTTGTTTTAAAGATATAAAGCTAGCAGGATTAGGGACAAACATGGGATGTTTTGGTGGCATATTGCCTAGTCCTAAAAATCTAGGGATGCTGGTTGAATTGGGAAATGCTGTTGAAAATCAATTAGGATGTAGGCTTGAGATAATTTCAGGTGGGGGAACATCTACCTTGTTTCTGGTGGAAAATCATAAAGTTCCTGCCGGGGTAAATCAGTTACGGATTGGTGAAGGGATATTGTTAGGTACCGATACAACCCATAATAGAAGAATCCCATGGCTTCACCATGACGCATTCCGCCTACGAGCGGAGGTGATTGAGGTGAATTCCAAGCCATCAATACCGACAGGGACTATTGGTAGAGATGCTTTTGGTAATATTCCCGAATTCACAGATATAGGGATTAGAAAAAGAGCCATTATATCAATGGGAAAACAAGATGTCAATATTGAAGGAATTCGTCTTATTGACGGCAATTTAATGATTTTGGGAGCTAGTAGTGATCATTTGATCATTGATATTACCGATTCTGAACAAGAGATCAAGGTTGGTGGCGAGATTGACTTTTCGCTAAACTATTCCGGCGTGCTTTCAGTCAGTGATTCAAAGTATGTGGAAAAACGTTTTACAGGAGGAACCCATGATTGAACTGGTGCGAACAACTGAAACTGAACTTATTGAGCGTTTAGTTCAGTTAGAATCAGAAGCTTTTGGCGAAGGAGGAATGAATGTTTGGCATCTTGTACCGCTCATAAGGCATGGCCGTGTATATGCATTTCGCAAAGACGAAGCAGTGATTGGTGTAGTCCAGTATATGTTGGATTGGGACAATCCTCAAAAGGCGTACATGATCGGGGTTTCAATATCCCAAGAATCCCGTGGTCAAGGTGTAGGGGCTGAACTACTTCGAGACAGTTTTAACGCTTTATCGAAAGAAAATATTAAAGAAGTGGAACTCACCGTGGAACGGAATAATATTGTAGCAGTTAAGCTTTATGAGAGTAAGTTTGGATTCTTGTCTACGGATTTCAGACCCAATGAGTATGGTGAGGGCGAAGATAGACTGGTGATGAAATTGATGCTAGCTAATGTTGTGAACTAAGCGGCTGATAGCAACGATAGTAATTTTCTATCCAAAGTAAATAGGCTAGAAGCCAGATAACATATGGAATGGATTCAGAAACCAAAAACTGCGTTTTTCAATGGTTTGTACTGGGATAATGAAATGCCGACGGATTTAATGCAGATTGCATAGGAGATATTTAGAATGAATTCTTTATTGTATACTATAGCTATAGAAGTATTATGAACGGACTAGTAGTAAAAATGTAGTTGTGAAGGCGGGTTAATAAGAAATGAATGAGAAATGGACTATAGGTGAGGTAGCAAAACTTTTCGACGTATCGACTGATACTTTGCGGTATTATGAAAAGATTGGTATACTTACATCGCACAAAAATGGTGACAATGGATATAGATATTATTCCTATGACGAAATTGTAGTCCTTATGGATATAGTGTTTTTTCGTAATATGGAGCTATCTGTTAAAGATATTAAGCAGATTATAACGAAAATGGATGTTGGCGATATTAAAAATAGACTTTATCAAAATCAAAGAATCGTTGAAAAGAGGATACAGGAATTAATTAAGCTAAAGAAAATGATTACCCAAGTTGCTTTTCAATATAAAATGTGTGAAGAGCGATTAGGCGAGTTTTTGATTGTTTCTGCACCTGATTTTAAATACAAACTTATTGGCAACCAGGCGGATGATCTAGTTACTATGATTCGTAAATATAAAAAAGAGGATTGGATAGTTGACCGCATACGATATACGCTGTTAGTTCCACAAGAAAAGCTTCTGAAAAATCCGAATTTTTTATCGGCACAAGTGGGTATTAGTATTGATGAAGAGAATTTGTGTATGCTGGACTTCTCAGAACAACAGGAACTTTCATCGTTACATGATGTGAATTACTTATATACAATAGTAGGAACAAGCTACTCAGAACAAGAAAATAATACATTGAATAAAGCTTTGAAATATTTAAAAGAAGAAGGTAGAGAAGTAAATGGTCCCATGATTGGAAGATACATGGCAAGCTCTCATAAAGATGGTCTTGATTATTATGAAGTTTGGATTGCAATTAATAATCATTGACCTTGGAGTAGCTCTAAGGTTTATCATCTTATTGGGGTGATAAGCATGAATGAAAAAATATTAGGTGAAGAAAAGATTGCTACGTTATTTCTAAAATACAGTATTCCTGCGATTTCTGGGATGTTATTTTTAGGATTAAACACAATTGTGGATGGCTTTTTTGTTGGCCATTATATTGGAGTTAATGCTTTAGCAAGTGTAAATATTGCTATGCCTTTTTTTAGTTTAATGATTGCGGTTGGTGTGGTAATAGGTATTGGAACACAGAGTATTATAGGTAAAAAATTAGGTGAAAGCAACATAGAAGAGGCGAGTGACACATTTAAAACGTCGCTTAGTTTCATGTCAGGAGCATCGTTGTTATTTTTAGTAATAGCGATTGGTTTTACAAAACAGATAGCTGCTTTTTTGGGGGCAAATGAGCAATTAATGCCAATGGTAATAACTTATATTAGCTATGAAAGTTTATTTTTACCATTTTTAGGGGTAATGTTTGTTTTAGATTATGTGTTAAAATTAATGGGGAAACCTGTATATTCAATGCTAGCTCTAGTTATTGCTGTTATAAGCCATATGATGTTTAATTATTTATTTATTGTACAACTCGGACTAGGAATTAAAGGGGCTGCTTTGGCTGCAGGCTTAGGCTATAGTATTGCATTTGTTATGACTATACTCCCTTTTATAATGGGAAGAACCACTTTAAAATTATTTAAAGGAAATTTTAAGAAATCATTAGCTTGTAATGTTATCTATAATGGCTCATCGGAAGGGTTATCGGAGATAGGCACGGGTGTTACAACATTCCTATTTAATATTACGCTTATGCATTATGTAGGTGAAGTTGGCGTAGCCGCCTTTACAGCTATTAGCTACTTGTCTTTTATTGGAAATAATATACTGATTGGATTATCAGATGGCGTTGGTACTATCATTAGTTATAATTATGGTAGCGGTAAAATAGAGCGTGTAAAAAAAGCATTAAAGCTTGCTGGTTTTTCGGCAATAATCATCGGTGTAGGATTGTTTTCCGTTATATCCATTTTTGCTAGAGAAATAATTGCGATATTTTTAGATGCGAATCATGAACAAGCTTTCAACTTTGCTGTGTATGGTGCGAGACTGTATACCTTCGCATTTCTAGTAAATGGATTGAATGTCGTTTCATCAGGTTATTTCACCGCTATTTGTAAACCCAAGAGTTCGGGATTAATTGCTTTAAGTAAAGGCATAGTATGGATAGGTATAGGCATTGTTATGTTGCCGCAGATATTTGGTATAAAAGGCATATGGTTAACTGTACCTGTTGCAGAAATGCTAACGTTAATATTATCCGGATCATTGATGTATAAACATTTTAAGTATCAAATTCAACCTAATTAGAATAGATAAAACTGAGGTGTGATAGTGCAAGAATACGATAATAAAGTTGCGTTGATTGATGCTATAAAAAAGACTTATCAGCTTTTTGATAGAGAATTTGATGAAATTCTAGAAGAAAAAAAAGATATCCGAATTAAAGAAGTGGATAAGACACCACAAGAAATGATAGTATATCAGCTTGGCTGGTTAAATCTTATTATGGGATGGGAAAATGATGAGTTGAATGGAAAGGAGGTTGTTACTCCTTCCCGCGACTATAAGTGGAACCAGTTGGGGCAGCTTTATCAATCTTTTTATGCTGAATACAGTGGATATTCACTAAAGGAATTACGAAATTTGTTTAAGGAAAGCATCGAAATGTGGTGTGACTGGATTGGTCAATTGAGTGACGAAGAACTATTTACGCCAAATGTACGCAAGTGGACAGTAACACGCGCAAATTGGCCGATGTGGAAATGGGTACATATAAATTCGGTTGCGCCATTTAAAAGTTTTAGAACTAAGATTAGAAAGTGGAAAAATCTAACGGAAACAATATAAGAATAAAGTATTAATATCGCAGAATTGGCAATTAAAAAGGATTTTTCATGAGGTACGGTATGATTTTATAAAGAAACACCTGCTATTTCTCATTAGCAGGTGTTTTTTCATGCGTATTTTTTGGAATTTTCGCATATCCTTATCACGGCTTTTTTTCCTTGTGAGTGGCGTAGTATTCTTTAAATGTGGTCTTAAACTGTATTTTTGTCCAACCGCGTAGATCGGAATCGTCGCTTTCCATTAAGTTCTTTAATATATCTGTCATATCTTTTAAGTCGGGGTCAGAAATGGCCTCGACTTTTTGTGCTTGAGGTTCAATTCCTCTTAATAGCCAATCAGTTGATACGTTATAGAGATCACAGAG contains:
- a CDS encoding Lrp/AsnC family transcriptional regulator, encoding MTDQTDREILECLKKNSRMQWQEIGKIVHLTGQAVATRIRHMQDDGIIEAFTINLNYEKLCRPISAFITVFMNSSNHDNFQHFLLESSAILEAYRVSGEGCYWLKANAANQKELNEILDTILLYGNYKVNLSIGKLK
- a CDS encoding MBL fold metallo-hydrolase produces the protein MEVQLLRHATLLIVINGKRLLIDPMLGQAGVMPPIQNSPNPQRNPLVDLNIQLDLQKDIDGVLLTHTHKDHLDEAAIQQLPRNKPILCQPEDKDKLKRLGFLEVYQVVETFSWEGIVIHRTGGQHGTEEIAAQMAPVSGYVLQTSKEPVLYIAGDTIYCEEVSNALTQYQPSVVVVNAGGARFISGDPITMTAQDVVKVCRNAPKSKIIVVHMEAINHCLVSRTDLCAYLQQEGLVDQVLIPMNGEKITALK
- a CDS encoding PAS domain-containing sensor histidine kinase translates to MNYFILSIFSSIIGTVLMILIYTYLYAAYRERYFGFWILSCLLLLLRNIFFDSGMLDWVQSLGWFSCFQGITFGALLIFVQGTYLFVGKPVNRRWLYAATGLFLLGCMFSIMHLPFVYRLLPCTFFGGITGIWLGITFMRHLQLRSISKLLLGYGFIFWGIHSLDMPFLIDEAWFLPWGYLIESFLRLFVAIATLLVYFEKDLINKEAIYRLLAENAVDSIYRYQLMPTPKLEYISPSIYSCTGYTPKEFYADANLLLNLIYPEDFTMFYHFINNPARLDHSPHSFRLTRKDKNTIWVEQTCVPIYGKDGKLLALEGIIRDITSRKSLEQIALRADRLNTVGEMAASVAHEIRNPMTTVRGYLQLLMNKKEFSLYLDQFELMIQELDRTNSIIREYLCMAREKRSDFKKCCLNSIIKSLMPLIQAEAIASAADVTHNLAEIPEQQLDENEIRQLLLNLVRNGLEAMPTGGRLNICTFMDKDKVILSVSDKGPGIPDHILNNLGKPFLTTKDNGTGLGLPMCYRIAQRHQADIQVKTSNQGTTFFIRFSI
- a CDS encoding MarR family winged helix-turn-helix transcriptional regulator, which encodes MDGIVPSHGEILVHLLTGEKYTMKDLAEKIHRTKPTVTVLIDKLVDLGYVTKEKSREDSRVTFVRLTERGLGLKPSFIEISARVNAIVYKDLSDEEAEYIEATLGKINRNLDE
- a CDS encoding Gfo/Idh/MocA family protein — encoded protein: MTNFGVVGTSWITEEFIRCASLTGEFCLQAVYSRKEEKARAFADKYTTVKNFFTDLGAMAKSPLIDAVYIASPNSFHAKQAIIFMLQKKHVLCEKPIASNEKELSMMINIANKNQVLLMEAIKTTFLPNFLGIQESLPKLGKIRKILFNYCQYSSRYDAYKAGKHVNTFDLNFSNGSLMDIGIYCVYPIIYLFGKPKKIIANAVMLDSGIDGTGSITLKYQDFEAIISHSKISNSYIPSEIQGEQGSMIIDKISTPEEIKIMYRDGKTEEITRKQSTDFMYYEAKEFIDLVKQNKRESTINSWQLSLDVMNVLDAVRKIIGLKFLTDEIKPIDEKTGLL
- a CDS encoding alanine/ornithine racemase family PLP-dependent enzyme, which codes for MRGRPILDIDLEKIKDNSVQVVEKCQQHGIAVIGVTKGFSAMHQIVTAMVKGGVVGLADARMQNIIELRKRGFTQPITLLRLPSLSNIKSVVQYTDSSINSEITVIKALARAAKKLNKIHQVILMVDVGDLREGVLQENVLDITKRVACFKDIKLAGLGTNMGCFGGILPSPKNLGMLVELGNAVENQLGCRLEIISGGGTSTLFLVENHKVPAGVNQLRIGEGILLGTDTTHNRRIPWLHHDAFRLRAEVIEVNSKPSIPTGTIGRDAFGNIPEFTDIGIRKRAIISMGKQDVNIEGIRLIDGNLMILGASSDHLIIDITDSEQEIKVGGEIDFSLNYSGVLSVSDSKYVEKRFTGGTHD
- a CDS encoding GNAT family N-acetyltransferase → MIELVRTTETELIERLVQLESEAFGEGGMNVWHLVPLIRHGRVYAFRKDEAVIGVVQYMLDWDNPQKAYMIGVSISQESRGQGVGAELLRDSFNALSKENIKEVELTVERNNIVAVKLYESKFGFLSTDFRPNEYGEGEDRLVMKLMLANVVN
- a CDS encoding MerR family transcriptional regulator; this translates as MNEKWTIGEVAKLFDVSTDTLRYYEKIGILTSHKNGDNGYRYYSYDEIVVLMDIVFFRNMELSVKDIKQIITKMDVGDIKNRLYQNQRIVEKRIQELIKLKKMITQVAFQYKMCEERLGEFLIVSAPDFKYKLIGNQADDLVTMIRKYKKEDWIVDRIRYTLLVPQEKLLKNPNFLSAQVGISIDEENLCMLDFSEQQELSSLHDVNYLYTIVGTSYSEQENNTLNKALKYLKEEGREVNGPMIGRYMASSHKDGLDYYEVWIAINNH
- a CDS encoding MATE family efflux transporter; this translates as MNEKILGEEKIATLFLKYSIPAISGMLFLGLNTIVDGFFVGHYIGVNALASVNIAMPFFSLMIAVGVVIGIGTQSIIGKKLGESNIEEASDTFKTSLSFMSGASLLFLVIAIGFTKQIAAFLGANEQLMPMVITYISYESLFLPFLGVMFVLDYVLKLMGKPVYSMLALVIAVISHMMFNYLFIVQLGLGIKGAALAAGLGYSIAFVMTILPFIMGRTTLKLFKGNFKKSLACNVIYNGSSEGLSEIGTGVTTFLFNITLMHYVGEVGVAAFTAISYLSFIGNNILIGLSDGVGTIISYNYGSGKIERVKKALKLAGFSAIIIGVGLFSVISIFAREIIAIFLDANHEQAFNFAVYGARLYTFAFLVNGLNVVSSGYFTAICKPKSSGLIALSKGIVWIGIGIVMLPQIFGIKGIWLTVPVAEMLTLILSGSLMYKHFKYQIQPN
- a CDS encoding ClbS/DfsB family four-helix bundle protein translates to MQEYDNKVALIDAIKKTYQLFDREFDEILEEKKDIRIKEVDKTPQEMIVYQLGWLNLIMGWENDELNGKEVVTPSRDYKWNQLGQLYQSFYAEYSGYSLKELRNLFKESIEMWCDWIGQLSDEELFTPNVRKWTVTRANWPMWKWVHINSVAPFKSFRTKIRKWKNLTETI
- a CDS encoding helix-turn-helix domain-containing protein is translated as MPNTTLQLLAEKTGISRSNLNRYEKDEVKPSADSIVILCDLYNVSTDWLLRGIEPQAQKVEAISDPDLKDMTDILKNLMESDDSDLRGWTKIQFKTTFKEYYATHKEKKP